In Helianthus annuus cultivar XRQ/B chromosome 9, HanXRQr2.0-SUNRISE, whole genome shotgun sequence, the following are encoded in one genomic region:
- the LOC110879809 gene encoding uncharacterized protein LOC110879809 yields MNSTSGDTMHSSSSVTTVSPSFTAHSSTSNNLADVAARVVEEFRLENGDEYDDIFNSNDHSFGYDNTEFSVTADVNADAVINPDKTKDNNTHDSVHDDDEDDFEFAVVCNDVNSSSISTNEIFYPLFDRSLLLDVDPDQTNAVNSTAETDCKPLGPLRLPLSKLFSEDRDFGSSSSSEADELDGITPGTYCVWKPKKPQSPERCKKSNSTGNSSRRWKFRDILYRSNSESKESPFLFFKPSIATNSKKISSDKLKKIEKREKEAATDGAPAVTPEKHDRRQSYLPSGEALATAFTTVSRSNRTLHIF; encoded by the coding sequence ATGAATTCCACCTCCGGCGACACCATGCACTCCAGCAGTTCAGTCACCACCGTATCCCCTAGCTTCACCGCCCATTCTTCCACTTCTAACAACCTCGCCGACGTTGCCGCTAGGGTTGTAGAAGAATTCCGCCTTGAAAATGGAGACGAATATGACGACATCTTCAACTCTAACGATCACAGTTTCGGTTACGATAACACCGAGTTTTCCGTCACCGCAGACGTAAACGCTGACGCTGTTATCAATCCAGATAAAACGAAAGATAACAACACTCATGATTCTGttcatgatgatgatgaggatgactTCGAGTTTGCTGTTGTTTGTAACGACGTTAATTCCTCTTCAATTTCGACTAACGAGATCTTCTATCCTCTGTTTGATCGGAGTTTGTTGCTAGACGTCGATCCTGATCAAACTAACGCCGTTAACTCCACGGCGGAGACCGATTGTAAACCGTTAGGTCCGTTACGTCTTCCTCTGAGTAAACTTTTCAGTGAAGATCGCGATTTCGGTTCTTCGTCATCTTCCGAAGCCGACGAACTCGACGGAATCACTCCTGGAACGTACTGCGTCTGGAAGCCGAAGAAACCGCAGTCACCGGAAAGGTGTAAGAAGAGTAATTCCACCGGTAATTCGTCACGCCGGTGGAAGTTTCGCGACATACTTTACCGGAGCAACAGCGAGAGTAAGGAATCACCGTTTCTGTTCTTCAAACCTTCAATTGCAACGAATAGTAAGAAGATAAGCAGCGATAAATTGAAGAAGATTGAGAAACGAGAGAAGGAAGCTGCTACCGACGGTGCACCGGCGGTGACGCCGGAGAAACATGATCGGCGTCAATCGTATCTACCGTCTGGAGAAGCTCTGGCTACTGCATTTACTACTGTAAGCCGATCCAACAGAactttacatattttttaa